From Camelus ferus isolate YT-003-E chromosome 18, BCGSAC_Cfer_1.0, whole genome shotgun sequence, one genomic window encodes:
- the LOC116657453 gene encoding uncharacterized protein LOC116657453: MQVSLSPNKLFQVSGASVFLNGVTIYAGHFNRGGQTLSQSCFGSHHQDPHTAVKFPSGGQMYFLLLRKTSIRREGPSISGGFGDGGILRGGVSSIVAPDSSSSAPISRFPLPGTQSARPSAPPASNPCPPRLCSRPETLQTLDGLGVVPGPLNSRIGDPEEPLCGSCWFRVQETQGWLDAAADAPEQAERKGRGLGAGRGGALFLPATAWSALLSALLRSPGLRRCSRRPSGLWGFVAPEVRERLEASEPRGRLRPAVGVNHIGCLRY; encoded by the coding sequence atgcAAGTTTCCCTCTCTCCAAACAAGTTGTTTCAGGTCTCAGGAGCGTCAGTTTTCTTGAACGGGGTCACGATTTATGCTGGACACTTTAACCGTGGAGGGCAGACACTCAGTCAAAGCTGCTTTGGGTCCCACCACCAGGATCCACACACGGCTGTTAAGTTCCCCTCAGGGGGGCAGATGTATTTCCTGCTTCTGCGGAAGACCTCAATCCGGAGAGAAGGGCCCTCTATAAGTGGTGGCTTTGGGGATGGTGGAATCCTCAGAGGCGGGGTGAGTTCCATAGTCGCCCCCGACTCTTCATCCTCTGCCCCTATTTCCagattccctctgcctggcacccAAAGCGCCCGACCCTCGGCGCCTCCTGCCTCAAATCCCTGCCCCCCACGGCTGTGCAGCCGGCCAGAGACCTTGCAAACTCTGGACGGCCTGGGGGTTGTTCCAGGGCCCTTAAACAGCAGAATTGGTGACCCAGAAGAACCCCTGTGCGGAAGCTGCTGGTTCAGAGTGCAGGAGACACAAGGCTGGCTGGATGCGGCTGCAGACGCGCCTGAGCAAGCAGAGcggaaggggcggggcctgggcgccGGAAGAGGCGGTGCTCTCTTTCTCCCTGCCACAGCCTGGTCTGCGTTGCTCTCCGCGCTACTCAGGTCTCCGGGGCTTCGTCGTTGCTCCCGGCGCCCCTCAGGCCTCTGGGGCTTCGTGGCTCCAGAAGTCCGAGAGAGATTAGAGGCGTCAGAACCCAGAGGTCGTCTACGTCCAGCTGTGGGTGTTAACCACATTG